Within the Deinococcus cellulosilyticus NBRC 106333 = KACC 11606 genome, the region GTGCTCTTCAACCTGCCCGACAGCTGGCAGGTGCGCGAGAACCTGCAGATCGGACACGTGCCAGGTTGCACGGTGGTGGTTTCAGAAACGGGCATCTTTGTGCTGTATCCACAAGACATCAGTGGTGTGATTCTGCACAACCCCCGTTCCCTCATTGTTTCTGAGCAGAACCTCAATCCCCAGTTGCAGATGGCCCAGCAGAGTGCCCAGACCCTGTCTCGCATGCTGAAAGAGCGGGTGCATGCGGTGATGCTCTTCAAACAACTGGTGGAACCTGAGGAATTGAAAGCAAAGGCCCTCAACCCCAACACCAACCGGGAATGGGAAGTGGAAAACGTCAAAGTGGTCACCTGGGAGAGTCTGAAATTGTATTTGCTGACCTTCAGCCGCAAAATCTACACCCCCGAGCAGGTGATCCAACTGAGCCGCAAGATCAAGGAACTCGCTGGTTGATGTCAGTTTTGCCATACACGCTGTCCAGCAGGTCTTTCTGAATCTCTGGACAGCGCCACTTTTCTTCTGCCCAAAAGCCGATAGAATGGGCCCATGACCCGGGCCATCATGTTGCAGGGACAGCGCATCCCCTATGTTCTCAAACGTTCTGCGCGCAAAACCATCGGCCTGAAGGTGGCCAGCGGAAAACTGGAGGTGTCCGTTCCGAAAGCCGTGACCGTCAAATTAGTGGAGCAGATCCTGCAGGAAAAACAGCAGTGGATTCTGCAGAAAGTTCAGGAAACCCACGGGGCCAACTGGGAATTGCAAGACGGACTTTCCGGGTTTGTGGCCGGGCAGCCTGTGACTTTCCGCATTGTGGAAAGAGTAGGCGTGGTCCAGCAGGGCACAGACCTGCTGATCTCTTCTGTGGACCCCAAAGCCGCCCTGAAAAGTTTCCTGATCCGCAAAGGACCTGAACTGCTTGCCTCAAGGGTCCAATTCTGGGCCGAAAAAATCGAAGTGAAACCTGTGAAGCTCCGGGTGACCCGTGCACAGCGTCGCTGGGGCAGCATGAACGCAAAAGGGGTTCTGGCCCTGTCTGTGGGCACTTTGTTGCTGGAACCCGAACTGCTGGATTACGTGATTGTGCACGAGCTGTGTCACCTGCACCACCTGAACCACAGTGCAGAGTACTGGGCGTGTGTGGAGCGCTTTCTGCCCGATTTTGAAAGCCGCCACATGCGGGTCAAACAGCAGGGTGGCATTCTGGGTGGGCTCTTCTGAAAAGAAGAACCTGAAGGTCTTCCTTCAGGTTCTCTGGTGCAGATTTCAGCTCGAAATCAGTGGTGGCCGTGGCTGTGGGTGTGGTCGGTGTCGGTTTCTGCCCGATCTCCCGCCTGCAGGGCCCGCACCAGGCCGAGGGTTCCAAGGTAGCCGCCAAGCAGCACGCCAATGATGGTGATGATCACTTGCCAGGTCGTCATAATTCCTGTTTACTCTAGCACGTCCGGGACATTTGCCTGTGAGCTGTCCCTGAACGGGTTCTTATGGGGATGTTGAGCTAGACAGCAGGTGAGGCTCAGGTGCAGCGTTTCTGCAGATGCAGCACCCCTAAACGTTTCAAAGCCTCTACAAATTGAGCAAAACTTTGTACAGCAAAGGGTACTGGACAGGAAAATCTTCTCCCAGGATGATTCTGGCATGCTCTGTGATCTGCAAATCCTCGGTTGCTGAACCCAGAAAATAATGATCAAGAGCCAACGAATTGAATTCAGACAACTCCAGCAGGGTGTGTG harbors:
- a CDS encoding M48 family metallopeptidase, which encodes MTRAIMLQGQRIPYVLKRSARKTIGLKVASGKLEVSVPKAVTVKLVEQILQEKQQWILQKVQETHGANWELQDGLSGFVAGQPVTFRIVERVGVVQQGTDLLISSVDPKAALKSFLIRKGPELLASRVQFWAEKIEVKPVKLRVTRAQRRWGSMNAKGVLALSVGTLLLEPELLDYVIVHELCHLHHLNHSAEYWACVERFLPDFESRHMRVKQQGGILGGLF